DNA sequence from the Juglans microcarpa x Juglans regia isolate MS1-56 chromosome 5S, Jm3101_v1.0, whole genome shotgun sequence genome:
gataagatgtggaatctgaaaaacctttgacatGACTATCTAGTTCTGTATCTGATTTTGTTTCAGTTTTGTTCAGTTAGTGACCCTACCACGGAGGTTTAACATGGCTTTTATTCAAATATGATATGGCCCTGCCCGAGAAAGAATAGTGGTATTATGTTTCAGTTCTGATATGCatctgcttggttatccgcagatgcacaaccctaccacgggggttaaacatggactCTGTTacgatatgatgctctgatatgatgatgatgatgaatcagATATGTTATGATAAAATACTTTGGAAGatttacattctgtttctactcgatTGGCAGCCGAGGTTTGCACAACACAACCATGATGGTAAAATATAgtctctgttatgatatgataagataatatgtgatgtttcagtttatactatgccaaaagaattttgaataagaatattttttaactttcactctaatattttttataacatgtgcAGTCAGGGTTTGCACAACACTGCCACCACTTTTGCGATGTTAGTGGCTGGTGCGAAAATGGGTTTCAAACCCATCTGGTTGGGAGCTTTTCTCAAATGGTAAAACTGCTTTGCTTGTTTAGACACGATAATTTGAGTAGAGATAATCGACTGTGGAAGACACGTACAATATCTTGATACTTTTCTCGAGTAAATTATAGGAGAATCCATCAAGATTAAGATGTGCACTAGAACTATTTCACATTCTTAGATCATAAGAGAGCATTCATTCAAAGGTATCTTCCAAATTAGCATGAAGCTCATACTAAAAAGGGAGAACAATTTATTCGCGAGCAGAGATGCGCAGAAGCCACTAGCTCACATGCTAGCCAAAATGAGATGGTATTTACGTACTAGAGTCAATCCAAATACTAGGTACGTGCATGGTGGCTAGAACTTGAAGTAATTGGGTGGCACTTGCTAATGGCAAAAAAGCTTGGCGCACAATGTTGGGATTGTGGAGCCTAGTTCGAAGGCAAGTTGAAAGTTCGCTCAACATAGCACTCGAGCAAGTTTTAGATAGATAGTATGCTCAAGGTTTGCTTAAGCAAATAACCTAATAATTGAATTTGCTATGATTCTACCgcataacctatatatatatatatatatgtacattgTGAACATTACAGTCGTCAATTTCAATTGTATTTCGCCCTATTGCTTATTTTGACATtcctcaaaataataaaatcatctgcATCTCCGTAGATGTATGCACgttgctgaaccacgtaaatttgtaTCGTGTGTGATTGATTTCTGTTTTATATTACTTTTCGCTagtcatttttcataaaaattggtatcaagagctaaGGTTTTGGTCTAAGGGAGaaagatgacaaaaaaaaaaatgaagatatcTGGAATAGAGAAGTTTGATTGCGCAGACTTAAGATACTGAAGCATGCAGATCAAAgattatctctatgggaagagacTCTATCTTCATCTGCTGGAGAAGAAGCCCGACAACGTAGAAGATGCTGATTTCAACCTATTATATCGATAGGTCCTGGGGCTTATTCCATTGACCCTATCAAGATCAGTTGCAGACAACGTAATCAAAGAAAAGGCCACAATAGATCTTATGGCGGTTTTGTCCGGCATGTATGAAAAGTTGTCGGCGAATAATAAGATGTATCTGATGAAGAAATTATTCAACCTAAAGATGACAGAAAGTACGTCGATTGCCCAACATCTGAATTAatttaatactatcacaaatcaattatcATCAGTCGAAATTGAGTTTAATGATGAAATTCGCGCAATGATCAtgttgggaggccatgagaaTGGTTGTGAGTATTTCTACTAGGAAGATGAAGCTAAAATACGACGATATCCGAGATTTGATTTTAGTTGAGGAGGTACGCACGAAAGATTCTAGTGAGACCTTGGGCTTGGGTTCTGCACTAAACATTGCTACTCAAGGGAAATGACATGATAGGAACTCTAAACGaggcatatcaaaataaagaaataggGGCAAGAGCAAGTATAGGTTTGGGCAATATAGCACTTTCTGGAATTGTGGCAAGACTGgccattttgaaagtaaatgtaaaaaaataatttgaagaaagtAGAGAATGACGCTACAAACGTGGCAACTGAAAAAGTATAGGATGCTCTACTTTTTGAAGTTCACGATCCGGTTGACGATTAGGTCTTGGATTAGGGAGCTTTATTACACACTAATTCACAtcgagaaatcatgcagaaCTGTGTTGCTGGTGACTTCGATAAGGTGTACTTGGCTGATGGAGAAGCGCTAGATGTAGTGGGAGTGAAAAAAGTGAACATTATACTCCCAAAAAAGAATGTGTTGACTTGCAGAAAATTAAACACATTCTCGAGTTGAAGAAAAACCTAATCTCTGTGGGACAACTTGATGATGACAGTCATTCAATAGTTTTCTCATGTGCCATATGGAAGGTCAGAAAATTGGTACTCTGTCCATGACAACGAGATGAAGCGACATGATTGCTACTACTAAAGCTGAGAGTATTGCAGAGTTGTGGTACCACATGCTTGGCCACATGAGTCAGAAAGGGTCAAAGGAACTTCTTTCAAAGGGAAATTTACCAGAGCTTAAATCAGTTGATCTGGACATGTGTGAGAGTTGCATTCTGGGGAAGCAGAAAAATGTCAGTTTCTTGAGGGGCGGCAGAACACAAAAGTCAAGAAAGTTGGAACTAGTACATACAGATTTGTGGGGGTCTTCCTCTATCTCATAGGTTTGAGGTTCTTGGTACTACCTCACCTTCATCGACGACTGCAATAGAAAGGTATGTgtctattttttaaacaaaaatctgATGTATTTGCAATATTCAAGAAATGGAAAGTCTTGGTTGACATAGAAACAGACCTGAAGCTGAAATGATTGAGGGCTGACAATAGTGTAGAGTACATTGATGGAGGATTCAAGAAGTACTGCACAACACATGGTATCAAAATGGAGGAGACCACTCTTGGGAGGGACCCCACAATAGAATAGTGTTGCTGAGGGAATGAATAGGACCATCAATGAGCGTGCTAAGAGCATGAGACTGCATGCTGGGTTACTACCGACATTCTAGGTAGATGCAGTTAGTACCGCAGCTTATCTGATCAATTGAGGGCCATAAGTTCCGTTGGAATGCAAATTACCTGAGGAGGTTTGGAGCACAAAAGAGGTGAAACATTATCATCTAAGAACCTTTTGCTGTGTTTCATATGTTCACATTGAGACTCATGCTTGTAGCAAGCTTAATGCCAAATCAAGAAACTGTTTCTTCATTGACTACGGGGATGAGTCATTTGGCTATTGCTTCTCAGATGATTGGAGTCGGAGAATCATCAAGAGTAGGAATGCAATCTTTAATGAGAAAGTCATGTACAAAGAAAAATCTAGTACAAAAGCAGATGCAGCTCCTCGAGAGTCTAAGTTTGTGAGCCTGGATGAATTTCCTGAGATCATAGTACATAGTAAAGGTGTGAGTGACGGGGAGAGTGGGATCAGTGCCCCTATTCCTATTGTTTCGTAGTCAGATCCAGAGTCATACACACCTACAATGGCTATTTTCCCATCTTCAAGGACTATCAGACCTCCACAACGGTTTTCACTCACCCTGAATTACATTCTGCTGACTGATAGTGGTGAGCCACGGAGCTAAGAGGAAATCAGACATGGGAGCTTATTGAACTTCTAGTAGGGAAGAATGCACTGCACAATAAGTGGGTATACCATCTGAATACTGAGCATGATGACAGCAAGAGGTATAAGACTAGACTTGTTGTGAAAGGGTTTTAGTAGAAGAGACGTTAACTACTTTAAGGTTCTCTCTCCAATTGTACAAACCACAACAATCAGACTAGTACTAGAAAATGATAATTGAGAAGATCTATGGAAGCAAGAACTCTGCTGATATGTTGACGAAGAATGTTATGCTcgagaaactgaagttgtgaGCAACTTTAGTTAatcttctagcttgaagacaAGAGCTATAACCTGCAGAGGGGGAGGCTTTCAATTTTTGTGGAAGTGTTGATACACTGGCAATACCAATCTCCAAATGGGAGAATTGTTGGGTTTGTAAAGCTTGGTTTGTAATTTGAGTGGAAGCAAGTcgaaagttcgctcgacacttgCTCAATACTATTTGGCTCGAGTGAAGATTAGATAGATAGTTCACTCGACAGTTGGCTTGAGCGAGGCTTAGACAGAGAGTTTGTTCGATATTCACTCGAGCAAATAACTTGATAATTGAATTTGCTAGGGTTTCTTCTACTATGAAAAGTACAACTATCAATTTCAATTGTATTTCATCCCATAATGTATTTGGACATTCATTaagataatgttttattttacttttctctTGTCGTTTTTCATAAGAAACAATTAAGGGATTGATGGGCTTCCAATGGTACTGGTCGGAGCATGTAGTGACTTAATTAATGTTGGACTAAGAGCTGATCTACATTTAACGTTTTATGGCTCAAAGAATGCGACAAAAATtaggaagaggaaaaagaagaaagagagggagggaaagaAAGCATAGGGTGAGTACTAGATTTATTAAGAGGAGAGGGGGAACACCTTCAGGGCAATTTTGGGGAAtttgggagaagagagaataaGGAGAGACACCCACTAAcatgtctcgtttgtttttagagatgagatgagttgagattaaaattaaaatgttgaataaaatattattaaaatatatttttttatttttgttttaaaatttaaaaaagttgaattgtttgttttattttatgtgagaatttaaaaaaattataataatgagatgaaagatttttaaaatttttaattttagtcttGAAAACAAATCAGGCCCTTGACTCCTTATTTATCAATTGTCAAGTTGCTATTGTGGGCTCATACCAGGTCGGTCTGGCTAGCTAGTTGGTCTCAATACTGATCTTAATTAATGGCCCAAGGGCCTTACGGCTATGGATTCTTGGCCCAGGGAGGATAAAAGTGCTTCGAAAACTATAGGCGTCCAAGGCACGCACGCTTCCGGAGTCGCAACGCAATGGCAAGCTCGAACAAGTTAAGACGCATTACATTCATACATTGACAATCTTAAACCCTAGCTAGGAACATCCTTGTCCGGCTAACCGTGTTGGAATAGCAGCGCAGATTCACCACGCACGTATAGCTGTAGCGTCCAGAACCATGGTGGTTCCGACCAATCATATCCCCGAAGATGTGCTTACAGACATTCTCTCGAGGCTCCCTGTCAAGTCCCTTGTTCGATTCAGGTTCGTTTGCAAACCTTGGTATGCCTTACTGAAAAATCCTGATTTCATGACTATCCACCTTAATCTCAAAGCCAACCATGGCTGTGATCTCTTGCTTGTTAACAGTCAAGAAGAAAACCACACAATCTCCTTGATATCGAACAAAACACTGGATGTAGCAGCCAAGATAGATGCTCCTCGAGAAATAAAGTTTGGAATTATTGTGGGTTCCTGCAATGGCTTAGTCTGTTTATCTCAGGGTTCAGTTATTCTCTTATGGAATCCTGCAACCAGAGAACATAATATTCTCCCAACACCATGCATAGACCCCAGGTTTCCAAATCTGTCAATCATGAAAATCTCGATAGGTTTTGGTTTCCATCTCGATGACTACAAGGTGGTGAGGATTGTGTACTTCAGAGGCCTGCAGGATGGAAATCCAGTTCATGCTAGTAGAGTTGAACTGTACTCGACGAGTACAGGTTCTTGGAGAATGATCAATGCCGTCGTTCCCTGTGACATAGAGCAGCTCAGGTGCGGGGTGATCCTGAAAGGAGTGCCATATTGGCTAGGGTTTGGACCCTTTTGGCCAAACACAATCTTCGGACCTGGGGAGCCGCGTCGTGACGAGTTTGTCTTATCTTTCGACATGGGCAAGGAGGTATTTGGACTGTTGGGCGTGCCAGAACCAGATGCCAAAGGTTCTTGCCATAAATACAGCAAGAAGCTAGGTGCATATAAGGGAAGTGTTGCTTTAATCTATTATCCCTGCCTCGAACATGTTGACAACTTTATCGAATTTTGGGtcatgaaagataatgatcttGGTTTTGACGAGTGTTGGAGTAAAGTACTGAGGATTGGACCGTTTTCTAGTATTGGGATCCCACTGGGGTGTTGGAATAATGGAGTGGTCATATGGCAGAACGATAAGGACGAGTTGTTTCTGTACGACCCCTTTACTAAAGACGTCAAGAAACTTTCAACTCATGGGGCTACAAAGTTTTCTGCCTGTGTTTCTACGTATGTGGAGAGCCTACTTCCAGTGATTAACACTGGGATTAAAGATCTGTATTAACTTGAGGCTAAGCACAGattttgagtaatattatatataattgtagaatgtataagtattgtataattatttttttaaaaaaatgagatttattattaaaatattaatttttttcatgttagcCTTGTATTTATTAACTTcttttaaagtgattacgtAATATTGATATACTcacaactgtaaatatcatttttctcgtttaatatatatatatatatatatatatatatatgtgtgtatgtttAGCGAGTAGTATAATTAATTGATTAGATACTGCGACTTGATGAGTTCATTCAAgcatataaagaaaattatgacGGCAACTTGTTTAGCCGTTGCATGATTTAAGGTAACATTTGAATTGTGGTCAGGTAGAACGTATCTTTTTTAAGTGCAATCGTTAACTATTTTTGCTAGAACgggttttttaataatatttttttatattagattttatcatttttttaaggcatgttaaataatttcataattcaaACACCTTGATATATAAAAGGATGCTTAGCtaaaattattacaagaaaattatttatttgtgattagtTAATTCTaatgaaatgactatttataattaaaattgattgtaaaaaaacttttaattataataaattaatcataaaaattcgtttttttttattgtgaatgCAATACATCAATTAATGAGATTAAGTACGTATGATAAAATTCAATAcgtattattctattttattttttttaaccaatttTCTCGTCACATGGCTTTAGGCcatcactttatttatttatttatttgatggtGAGGCCACCACTTTATTAACTACACAATAAGAAAGTGATCATGTGTTCCCTGTCGTGGCCTAATCGAAATGATTAGCATATAAGGCCGGCAATGGAATCTGGATGCAAGGActgaattttatgaaataatgcCTCGGAGCAAAAAATGGATGGTATGAGAATTAATCTCGAGTTATTGATGGAAATTATACCCTTACACTACAACAATTTTTGTTTAGGACGAAAtatttttgagacaaaatgaaaatcatccTAAAATATGctttttagggacaaaattcaaattttgttccAAACATTTTACAGATATTGTTAtttgttcgaatgtaaattttatattcgaacggaatatattggGACAAAAAATTTGTCTCTAATAGAAATTATGTTCAAACGGGTACCTAACcgttcaattttaaatttaataaaccTTCGAACGTTAAATTGACAGGTTAAGTTATCAATTTTAGAGGAAATTTGGGTTACCGTTCGAACATCTAAAGTTAATATTCGAATAATCATTGAATGGTTCGAACGAAAATTCTGGTGGATTAGATGAATAAATGTTTGGCGGGAATAGAAAATACGTTCGAAGGCTTCTATAGTACGTTCGAACAGTTgcagaatttttataaattttaattgcaaaaaaataccttattaattagttataggtaaatatttagtttatataaaaaaatatagtatttaaataatataaatacataaaggAACTTAATAActaatttagaaaatgaaaagacaattaatatttaacttaattatACAAAACACAAATAGTTATTGGCCTAAATCTCATAACATCGTCTCAACTTCACCGTGGCGTGTCTCCATATTTGTCAACTGAGATATGATCTTCAACTCAATCTCTACGAGAGCGATCCAGACTTTCGTACGCACTACATCAATCAGCTCTGTTGTCTGTGCGCAGATCTCCGCACGCACGATATTTGCAATCTCCTCATGAATAACAGTGCGTGATGCACCCTGTGTAGATGCCTCACCTGATACGCATGATCTCTCAAGTGTGCATCTCCCTAAGTATCGACCGCCTCTGTAGTGGGTGCATGACTACGAAATCTTAAGTGTTCTGTGCTGCGTGACAAGGTCAAGTAGTTAATCGCTCTAATCGACTCCCCAACACGATCATACACATTTGGTTGGACCCCTGTCGCTAAAAATATTCTTATGAGCAAGACCCCAAATGGCAATATATATGTCGCAATATAGATGACCTCTGATCGAATCCTAATGAAGATATATCTTGCCAGGTCGATAGGCACCTCACGAgtgacccgtatcataaatcataCCCGATCCATGCTAACATCAGTCTTGTGCAGCCACGGATCAATGTTGTTAGCTATTATTATGTTCACgatcttgaaaaaattgaataagttGGCCTGTTTGATGCTCTTGGTCCAATCATAGGGAGGGGCATCTAGACCCACAACCAACTGATGAACCTCATGATCAGGAAGACCATCGAACTCATCTACTACATCAGTGTCCTCATTCTCAGTAGTCTCCCCATCACCTGCAGGTGTAGACTCCCTGGGCACCACACTTGGATATGCAATGGGCAGTCGAGGGATACGAAGAAAATGGGTGACTAAATCCACCAAGAATCTAACTGATTTGCCCCAAACGTAGAAGGTGTATGCATCATCACCCTGGTCAGCACCACCAAGTTCTCTATAGAACTCAGATACGATGTCGATGTGGGCAATGATCATGTCCCTCCCATCGTCCTTCTAGTCGATGATTGATGTCTAACCACAATCAAGGAAGACAGATGCCATAGAACGTGCCTCCCATAAAAGATCTTTAAAGTCCTCGATCTTCACCTGACACTCcaacaaaaaaatcttctatCAGACTTTTTCGCTGGAGGGTTGTCTTGACCTGCCCTGCTTCCTTTCCCGAGAAGCCATTGTAATGGCGCtgagatttaaaaagtaaaattaagaaaaacggttataaaatataataaatgaaacttagataaaataattatttttgactAAAACACTATATATTACATTACCTATTTTCCTCTATGGCAAAAATTACAATATGATGTGTACCGAACGTGTCATTACACGTTCAAATGAATATTGCTAtccgttcgaacttaaattcTAGTTATCATTTCTTTCATGTGTACTATAAATATGGTTTTTTAAGAGCTAAACATACAATCTCGTCAAAAccgaggcactactagaggcatggtgttgaaaaaatatcataaaattggTAAGATTAAAGTTAACATTCCTAACGATCATACCAGAGTTGAAGAAGAATCAACGGCCTGGCTTGCTTCTCATGTAGGTACTTTTACACGAATTTATGCACatttggctacgagttcatggcataaagttcCCCAATATGTTAAAGAGATTATTAATAAGCGTTGTTAGGTAATTATTTTAcacgcacgccaaaatccttTTCAAGATGTCCGACTTTCATATTGgaaaaaattttctaatatgTTTAAGGATCCAGcatttaaagtaaataaataacttgTTTTACATGTCATGGTTTATAATTTCTCGTGctaatatttacaacttctatgcaagagtgaaattctataaacaaaacaaatagattgaacatgaagattcatcaccATGCAGGTTCAAGATATTTATATCGCCTCTCTAAGAAGTTGTTAAGTTTATTTTCTACTTAAGTTTATTGTTTGTTGTAttctaatgactttatatctagAAAATATTTGACGTATAGCAAGACTCAGATAACAAttatgatttgacaaaattatatgttgcatcacatactaatttTAATGGAGTGTGGACTCATCACGATGTACGTGAatattatataagtattattatctgttttaattaaacttatttatatatttgtggcAATCTTAATTACTTCTCTTATGTGTAGAAAAAAATGGTTGTCTTGCGTGCTAAATCTGTAGCTGATCAAAATTGCACAACAAGTGATGTGGAAAATTTTACGAAGGTTCTAGTCCACGTTTAGGCTATTTGAGGGGCTTGGGTCATTACGTCAAGCCTTCTAGCTCGTCCTTATCGTCCAGTTATGCCAACACTTCTAAAGAATTAGAGGAAGCGAGGTCAGAGATCGAGGAATTGACAACAAACCAGCATCAATTAGCTGCCCAACGAGTTAACATGAAGATGCGAATGAATTAATAAGAAGAGCAACAAGCGGAGTTCTGGAGAgaaatgcagatgcttatgcaacaattcaggcctccaaACAACTAGTTTAATTtatagatcatatttttaactgtcttttgtattataaaaactattgttttatttagttcATTTGCATTTATGCAACTATTTTTAGATTTGTTGAACATGTactaatgtattttaaaatgttatttatatgcATTATGTT
Encoded proteins:
- the LOC121267019 gene encoding F-box protein At3g07870-like, encoding MVVPTNHIPEDVLTDILSRLPVKSLVRFSQEENHTISLISNKTLDVAAKIDAPREIKFGIIVGSCNGLVCLSQGSVILLWNPATREHNILPTPCIDPRFPNLSIMKISIGFGFHLDDYKVVRIVYFRGLQDGNPVHASRVELYSTSTGSWRMINAVVPCDIEQLRCGVILKGVPYWLGFGPFWPNTIFGPGEPRRDEFVLSFDMGKEVFGLLGVPEPDAKGSCHKYSKKLGAYKGSVALIYYPCLEHVDNFIEFWVMKDNDLGFDECWSKVLRIGPFSSIGIPLGCWNNGVVIWQNDKDELFLYDPFTKDVKKLSTHGATKFSACVSTYVESLLPVINTGIKDLY